In one window of Massilibacterium senegalense DNA:
- the ftsY gene encoding signal recognition particle-docking protein FtsY, giving the protein MGFFNKLKEKITKQTESVTEKFKSGLTKTRESLSEKVNDLISRYRKVDEDFFDELEEILISADVGAVTVMDLVDELKDTVKKRNIQDPNEVKEVISEQLAEMLQKSDDETTLHIQQDGLTVILFVGVNGVGKTTTIGKLAHKFKQEGKQVMLAAGDTFRAGAIEQLEVWGERASVPVIKHQSGSDPAAVMYDAIQAAKSRDVDILLCDTAGRLQNKVNLMKELAKVKTVISREIPGAPHEVLLVLDATTGQNAMSQAKTFGEATDVSGIVLTKLDGTAKGGIVLAIRHELDIPVKLVGLGEKIDDLEEFDANQFIYGLFSGMFDSDEENQETEKE; this is encoded by the coding sequence ATGGGGTTTTTTAATAAGTTAAAAGAAAAAATTACGAAACAAACCGAATCTGTAACGGAAAAATTTAAGTCAGGACTAACGAAAACGCGGGAATCATTATCCGAAAAAGTAAATGATTTAATTAGCCGTTACCGTAAAGTAGACGAAGACTTTTTTGATGAGTTAGAAGAAATTTTAATTAGTGCCGATGTAGGTGCAGTGACGGTCATGGATTTAGTAGATGAATTAAAAGATACGGTGAAAAAACGCAACATTCAAGATCCAAACGAAGTAAAAGAAGTGATTTCAGAACAATTAGCGGAAATGTTACAAAAATCAGATGATGAAACGACGTTACACATCCAACAAGATGGATTAACGGTTATATTATTTGTAGGTGTAAACGGAGTTGGGAAAACAACAACGATTGGGAAATTAGCGCATAAATTTAAACAAGAAGGCAAACAAGTGATGTTAGCAGCTGGGGATACGTTCCGGGCTGGTGCGATTGAACAATTAGAAGTATGGGGAGAACGGGCTAGCGTTCCAGTGATTAAACATCAATCAGGTTCTGATCCAGCGGCGGTAATGTACGATGCTATTCAAGCGGCTAAATCACGCGACGTTGATATTTTACTTTGCGATACAGCAGGTCGATTGCAAAACAAAGTAAATTTAATGAAAGAATTAGCGAAAGTAAAAACAGTTATTTCACGTGAAATCCCAGGAGCACCACATGAAGTTCTTTTAGTGCTAGATGCGACAACGGGGCAGAATGCGATGAGCCAAGCGAAAACATTTGGAGAAGCAACCGATGTATCTGGTATTGTTCTTACAAAACTGGATGGTACAGCAAAAGGTGGAATTGTACTGGCGATTCGTCACGAATTAGACATTCCGGTAAAATTAGTCGGTCTAGGAGAAAAAATAGATGATTTAGAAGAATTTGATGCAAATCAATTTATTTACGGATTATTCTCTGGCATGTTTGATTCAGACGAAGAAAATCAAGAGACAGAAAAAGAGTAA
- a CDS encoding putative DNA-binding protein translates to MSLEKTTRMNYLFDFYQSLLTPKQKSYMALYYLDDLSLGEIAEEFHVSRQAVYDNIKRTEFMLEQYEEKLRLFHKFQQRTTLLEKITDCLEKSNSKEEILALVEDVKKLD, encoded by the coding sequence ATGTCGCTTGAAAAAACGACAAGAATGAATTATCTATTTGACTTTTATCAATCGTTATTAACGCCAAAGCAAAAAAGTTATATGGCGCTTTATTATTTAGATGATCTCTCTCTTGGTGAAATTGCAGAAGAATTTCATGTTTCGAGGCAAGCTGTTTATGATAACATCAAACGGACCGAATTTATGCTAGAACAGTATGAAGAAAAACTTCGTTTGTTTCATAAATTTCAACAACGCACGACTCTTTTAGAAAAGATTACGGATTGTTTAGAAAAAAGCAACTCCAAAGAAGAAATTTTAGCTCTTGTGGAGGATGTAAAGAAATTAGATTAG
- the ffh gene encoding signal recognition particle protein: MAFEGLAERLQSTMQKIRGKGKVTEADVSEMMREVRLALLEADVNFKVVKQFVKRVKERAIGQDVLKSLTPGQQVIKVVKEELTELMGGETSKIAVSNRPPTVIMMVGLQGAGKTTTTGKLANLLRKKYNKRPMLVACDIYRPAAIKQLETLGSQLNMPVFSLGDQVSPVEIAKQAIEKAKEEHYDYVLLDTAGRLHVDEALMDELQQMKEVTKPDEIFLVVDSMTGQDAVNVAESFNNLLGLSGVVLTKLDGDTRGGAALSIRSVTKTPIKFVGMGEKMDALEEFHPERMASRILGMGDVLTLIEKAQQNVDEEKAKELEAKMRTMSFTFDDFLDQLGQVRNMGPLEDLLGMIPGMNKLKGMKNIQIDEKQLVHVEAIIQSMTKDEKTHPEIINASRRKRIAAGSGTSIQEVNRLLKQFEEMKKMMKQMTGMTKGKKKGLKFPFM, from the coding sequence ATGGCATTTGAAGGTTTAGCAGAACGTCTTCAAAGTACAATGCAAAAGATTCGAGGAAAAGGTAAAGTTACAGAAGCCGATGTAAGTGAAATGATGCGTGAAGTACGTCTTGCCCTACTTGAAGCTGACGTAAACTTTAAGGTCGTTAAACAATTTGTGAAGCGGGTAAAAGAACGTGCTATTGGTCAAGATGTGTTAAAAAGTTTAACTCCTGGTCAACAAGTCATTAAAGTGGTAAAAGAAGAATTGACGGAATTAATGGGCGGGGAAACAAGTAAAATTGCGGTGAGCAATCGCCCACCTACAGTTATTATGATGGTCGGATTACAAGGTGCTGGTAAAACAACGACAACTGGTAAGCTTGCGAATTTACTTCGTAAAAAATATAACAAACGTCCGATGTTAGTTGCATGTGACATTTATCGACCAGCGGCGATTAAACAGCTCGAAACGTTAGGAAGTCAACTAAATATGCCTGTTTTTTCTCTCGGAGACCAAGTAAGTCCTGTTGAGATTGCAAAACAAGCGATTGAAAAAGCGAAAGAAGAACACTATGATTATGTTCTTTTAGATACAGCAGGTCGTCTTCATGTGGATGAAGCATTGATGGATGAGTTGCAACAAATGAAAGAAGTAACAAAACCAGATGAAATCTTTTTAGTGGTAGACTCTATGACTGGTCAAGATGCGGTAAACGTCGCAGAAAGCTTTAATAATCTTCTAGGCCTTTCAGGTGTCGTCTTAACAAAACTAGATGGGGATACACGCGGTGGGGCTGCGTTATCGATTCGCTCCGTAACGAAAACACCGATTAAGTTTGTTGGGATGGGTGAAAAAATGGATGCCCTGGAAGAGTTTCATCCAGAACGGATGGCTTCACGTATTTTAGGCATGGGCGATGTGTTAACACTCATCGAAAAAGCACAACAAAATGTTGATGAAGAAAAAGCAAAAGAACTAGAAGCAAAAATGCGGACAATGTCTTTTACATTCGATGACTTTTTAGACCAACTTGGGCAAGTTCGTAACATGGGGCCATTGGAAGACTTGTTAGGAATGATTCCTGGGATGAACAAGCTAAAAGGAATGAAAAACATCCAAATTGATGAAAAACAACTTGTTCATGTTGAAGCAATTATCCAATCGATGACGAAAGATGAAAAAACGCATCCAGAAATTATTAATGCGAGTCGTAGAAAACGAATTGCAGCAGGGAGTGGTACTTCTATTCAAGAAGTCAATCGACTGTTGAAGCAATTTGAAGAAATGAAAAAGATGATGAAACAAATGACTGGTATGACAAAAGGTAAGAAAAAAGGTTTGAAATTCCCATTTATGTAA
- the rpsP gene encoding 30S ribosomal protein S16, translating into MAVKIRLKRMGAKRSPFYRVVVADSRSPRDGRVIEEIGTYNPVANPVEVKIDEEKALQWMQNGAKPSDTVRNLFSKQGLMEKFHNAKNNK; encoded by the coding sequence ATGGCAGTAAAAATTCGTTTAAAACGCATGGGAGCAAAAAGATCTCCTTTCTATCGTGTAGTAGTTGCTGATTCTCGTTCACCACGTGATGGTCGTGTGATTGAAGAAATCGGTACGTACAATCCAGTAGCAAACCCTGTAGAAGTTAAAATTGATGAAGAAAAAGCGTTACAATGGATGCAAAATGGTGCAAAACCATCTGACACTGTTCGTAACTTATTCTCAAAACAAGGCCTTATGGAAAAATTCCATAACGCAAAAAACAACAAATAA
- a CDS encoding YlqD family protein — MKILVEAVIKQVITEKSKQTLMDRIHAQIVQFEKECEQLQFERKRLEKQYKHYEQTVDEKFQKEINKRKQKQSLLQTQLGQIAMLSDGSEIEDGVVQSVVDVQVGDSVTKLQKQKEIVIKDGVIIEIR, encoded by the coding sequence ATGAAAATTTTAGTAGAAGCAGTAATAAAACAAGTCATCACAGAGAAAAGTAAACAAACACTCATGGACCGAATCCATGCACAAATTGTTCAATTTGAAAAAGAATGTGAACAATTGCAATTTGAAAGGAAACGACTAGAGAAACAATATAAACATTACGAACAAACAGTAGATGAAAAGTTTCAAAAAGAAATAAATAAACGAAAGCAAAAGCAATCGTTGTTACAAACCCAATTAGGACAAATTGCCATGCTATCAGATGGAAGTGAAATAGAAGACGGGGTTGTGCAGTCGGTGGTGGATGTTCAAGTTGGCGATTCCGTCACAAAGTTGCAAAAACAAAAGGAAATTGTTATAAAAGATGGTGTCATTATTGAAATTAGATAA
- the rimM gene encoding ribosome maturation factor RimM (Essential for efficient processing of 16S rRNA) has translation MDDILKVGKIVNTHGISGEVRIIPITDFVEERFQKGQSLLIKMPSGEEKTVTIKTHRKHKQFELVTFDHYETIHDVEPFKGLTLYIAKDQLHSLPDGEFYYYEIIGCSVVTDDGQEIGEVKEILSPGANDVWVVSDKNSKKEYYIPYIDDVVLQVDIEEKKVIIHPMEGLLG, from the coding sequence ATGGACGACATATTAAAGGTTGGAAAAATTGTAAATACACATGGAATTAGCGGGGAAGTTCGCATTATTCCGATTACTGATTTTGTAGAAGAACGATTTCAAAAAGGTCAATCGCTTCTCATAAAAATGCCTTCGGGTGAAGAAAAGACCGTGACCATTAAGACGCATAGAAAACATAAACAATTTGAATTAGTGACGTTTGATCACTATGAAACTATTCATGACGTGGAACCGTTTAAAGGGCTTACTCTTTATATTGCAAAAGACCAACTTCATTCATTACCAGATGGAGAGTTTTATTATTACGAAATTATCGGTTGTTCGGTAGTGACAGATGATGGACAAGAAATTGGGGAAGTGAAAGAAATTTTGTCCCCTGGTGCAAATGATGTTTGGGTTGTATCGGATAAAAATAGTAAAAAGGAGTACTATATTCCATATATTGATGATGTCGTCTTGCAAGTAGACATAGAGGAAAAGAAAGTGATCATTCATCCGATGGAAGGGTTGTTAGGTTGA
- the trmD gene encoding tRNA (guanosine(37)-N1)-methyltransferase TrmD, which translates to MRIDVLTLFPEMFHGVFQSSILKKAQEKQIVDYHLTNFRDYSTNKHQNVDDYPYGGGAGMVLTPQPIFDAVDAVKKETRSTKPRIILMCPQGETYTQQKAEQLSKEEHLIFICGHYEGYDERIREHLVTDEISIGDYVLTGGELAAMVVIDSVTRLLKDALGNEESAPCDSFSSGLLEYPQYTRPANFHDMKVPDVLLSGNHQKIEEWRKKASLKRTYERRPDLLENYPLTEEEKEWVKKLKKNRGNLAYPDKI; encoded by the coding sequence ATGAGAATAGATGTTTTAACGTTATTCCCAGAGATGTTTCATGGTGTATTCCAATCTTCCATTTTAAAAAAAGCACAAGAAAAGCAAATTGTCGATTATCATCTTACTAATTTTCGTGACTATTCAACGAATAAGCATCAAAATGTCGATGATTATCCGTACGGTGGTGGAGCTGGGATGGTGTTAACGCCACAACCCATTTTTGATGCAGTAGATGCTGTCAAAAAAGAAACAAGAAGTACAAAGCCACGGATAATTTTAATGTGTCCACAAGGGGAAACATATACACAACAAAAAGCGGAGCAATTGAGCAAAGAAGAGCATTTGATTTTTATTTGTGGGCATTATGAAGGATATGATGAGCGTATTCGGGAACATTTAGTAACGGATGAGATATCTATCGGCGATTATGTGTTAACTGGTGGGGAATTAGCAGCAATGGTCGTGATTGATAGCGTTACTCGTCTATTAAAGGATGCGCTTGGTAATGAAGAATCTGCTCCGTGTGATTCGTTTAGCAGTGGTCTTTTAGAATATCCTCAATATACGAGACCAGCGAATTTTCACGATATGAAAGTACCTGACGTTTTGTTAAGTGGAAATCATCAGAAGATTGAGGAATGGAGAAAGAAAGCTTCCTTGAAACGAACGTATGAAAGACGTCCGGATTTATTAGAAAATTATCCGTTAACAGAAGAAGAAAAAGAGTGGGTAAAAAAGTTAAAAAAGAATAGAGGAAACCTTGCTTATCCCGATAAAATATGA
- the rplS gene encoding 50S ribosomal protein L19, with translation MQELIREITKEQLKTDLPAFRPGDTVRVHVKVVEGTRERIQIFEGVVIKRRGGGISETFTVRKISYNVGVERTFPIHSPKIAQIDVVRRGKVRRAKLYYLRKLRGKAARIKEIR, from the coding sequence ATGCAAGAATTAATTCGTGAAATTACTAAAGAGCAACTAAAAACAGACCTTCCAGCATTTCGTCCTGGTGATACTGTTCGTGTTCACGTAAAAGTAGTAGAAGGTACTCGTGAACGTATCCAAATCTTTGAAGGCGTTGTAATTAAACGTCGTGGTGGAGGAATTAGTGAAACTTTTACTGTTCGTAAAATTTCTTACAACGTTGGTGTAGAACGTACATTCCCAATCCATTCACCAAAGATTGCTCAAATCGACGTAGTACGTCGTGGTAAAGTACGTCGTGCTAAACTTTACTACTTACGTAAATTACGCGGAAAAGCAGCTCGTATTAAAGAAATTCGATAG
- the lepB gene encoding signal peptidase I codes for MSKHHIDGKGTLKVMVLAFLLAILVRTFVFAPILIQGDSMNPTLKNNQRVLLNRLYTFQSSNRFDIIVFHAPDQRDYVKRIIGLPGDKVEYKDDQLYINDAPVQETFLTKKTNTAFTGDFTYDFTLQEVIGTNTVPDGEVFVMGDNRRYSKDSRTIGTIPIEDIVGEATIIYWPFSSVKKVE; via the coding sequence ATGTCTAAACATCACATAGATGGAAAAGGAACCTTAAAAGTAATGGTGCTTGCTTTTTTATTAGCGATACTAGTGCGTACTTTTGTCTTTGCACCGATTTTAATTCAAGGTGATTCTATGAACCCGACATTAAAAAATAATCAACGTGTTTTATTAAATCGGCTATACACATTCCAATCGTCAAATCGGTTTGATATTATCGTTTTTCACGCCCCCGACCAACGAGATTATGTGAAACGTATTATCGGGCTTCCTGGTGATAAAGTGGAATATAAAGACGATCAATTATATATTAATGATGCTCCTGTCCAAGAGACGTTTTTAACGAAAAAAACAAATACAGCGTTTACTGGGGACTTTACGTATGACTTTACCTTACAAGAAGTAATCGGTACAAACACAGTTCCAGATGGAGAAGTGTTTGTGATGGGGGATAATCGAAGATATAGCAAAGATAGTAGAACGATTGGCACTATTCCTATCGAAGACATTGTAGGAGAAGCGACAATCATCTATTGGCCTTTTTCGTCTGTTAAAAAAGTAGAGTAG
- the ylqF gene encoding ribosome biogenesis GTPase YlqF produces the protein MTIQWFPGHMAKARRQIEEKIKMIDIVIELVDARIPESSRNPMIDEIVKQKPRLLVLNKADLADEIVTTAWLQHYKKKDVAAISINSKLGEGIQKVVGKSREMLQEKREKLEKKGIKNRPIRALIIGIPNSGKSTLINRMAKKNIAKTGNRPGVTTQQQWIKVGTDFELLDTPGILWPKFEDQQVGLRLAATGAIKDQLLHFTDVATFLLEYYSKEYKERLINRYNLTAFPDDIVELYDEIGKRRGCFIRKGDIDYDKVAELIIRETRNGQLGRLSFEKPE, from the coding sequence ATGACAATTCAATGGTTTCCAGGTCATATGGCAAAGGCTAGAAGGCAGATTGAAGAAAAAATAAAAATGATTGATATCGTGATTGAACTGGTAGATGCTCGGATTCCAGAGTCTTCGCGCAATCCGATGATCGATGAAATAGTAAAACAGAAACCAAGACTGCTCGTGTTAAATAAAGCAGATTTAGCGGATGAAATTGTTACGACTGCTTGGCTTCAACATTACAAAAAAAAGGATGTAGCAGCGATTTCTATCAATTCAAAACTTGGCGAAGGTATTCAAAAAGTAGTCGGAAAATCTCGGGAAATGTTACAAGAAAAACGCGAGAAGTTAGAGAAAAAAGGGATTAAAAATCGTCCGATTCGTGCATTAATTATCGGTATTCCTAATTCAGGGAAATCAACGTTAATTAACCGTATGGCGAAAAAGAATATTGCGAAAACAGGTAACCGTCCAGGGGTAACGACGCAACAACAATGGATAAAAGTTGGGACTGACTTCGAATTGCTGGACACACCAGGTATTCTTTGGCCAAAATTTGAAGACCAACAAGTAGGTCTTCGATTAGCCGCTACAGGAGCAATTAAAGACCAATTATTACATTTTACCGATGTTGCTACCTTTTTATTAGAATATTATTCGAAAGAATACAAAGAACGATTAATCAATCGATATAATTTGACTGCGTTTCCTGATGACATCGTGGAATTATACGATGAAATTGGAAAAAGACGAGGCTGCTTTATTCGTAAAGGGGACATCGATTATGACAAAGTAGCAGAATTAATTATTCGGGAAACGAGAAATGGACAATTAGGTCGATTATCATTTGAAAAACCAGAGTAG
- a CDS encoding ribonuclease HII: MKRTIKEIATLLANDTISKEVYDTLANDARKGVQTLLKRYERQQETKQKLMEKWHKMMEFEHSIYEKGLHYIAGVDEVGRGPLAGPVVASAVILPKDCMILGLNDSKAMSKEKREWLYTEIMEQAVAIGMGVVSPAEIDELNIYQATKKAMTLALSDLQTKPEYVFIDAMELTIPIPQQSIIKGDAKSVSIAAASIIAKVTRDRYMEKLAKEYPVYHFEKNMGYPTKEHLEAIGKYGIIETVHRKSFNPIKEMLTQ, from the coding sequence ATGAAACGAACGATTAAAGAAATAGCAACATTATTAGCAAACGATACGATTTCAAAAGAAGTGTACGACACATTAGCAAATGATGCACGCAAAGGTGTACAAACGTTATTAAAGCGTTATGAACGTCAACAAGAAACGAAACAAAAATTAATGGAAAAATGGCACAAAATGATGGAATTTGAACATTCTATTTATGAGAAAGGGCTACACTACATTGCGGGAGTGGATGAGGTAGGAAGGGGGCCTCTTGCTGGTCCTGTCGTCGCCAGTGCAGTCATTTTACCGAAAGATTGTATGATTCTTGGTTTAAATGATTCAAAAGCAATGAGTAAAGAAAAGCGTGAGTGGTTATATACAGAAATTATGGAGCAAGCGGTAGCAATTGGAATGGGCGTTGTATCACCCGCAGAAATAGATGAATTAAACATTTATCAAGCGACAAAAAAAGCGATGACATTAGCATTATCCGATTTGCAAACGAAGCCAGAATATGTGTTCATTGATGCGATGGAACTTACGATCCCAATCCCGCAACAATCCATTATTAAAGGAGATGCCAAAAGTGTCAGTATTGCAGCTGCCTCTATTATCGCAAAAGTAACGAGAGATCGTTATATGGAAAAGCTAGCAAAAGAATATCCAGTGTATCATTTTGAAAAAAATATGGGGTATCCAACAAAAGAACATTTAGAGGCAATTGGAAAATACGGAATTATTGAAACGGTTCATCGGAAAAGTTTTAATCCGATTAAAGAGATGTTGACGCAATAG
- a CDS encoding EscU/YscU/HrcU family type III secretion system export apparatus switch protein → MSEEKESIQSAVALSYESESDAAPKIAGKGKGDLAKRMIQMAKENQIPIQKDETLVELLSKLEVNETIPEELYQVVAEIFSFIYKLDSLSK, encoded by the coding sequence ATGAGCGAAGAAAAAGAAAGCATTCAAAGTGCGGTAGCATTGTCGTATGAATCAGAAAGCGATGCAGCACCTAAAATAGCTGGAAAAGGTAAAGGCGACTTAGCGAAACGGATGATTCAAATGGCAAAAGAAAATCAAATCCCCATTCAAAAAGATGAAACATTAGTAGAATTATTAAGTAAGTTGGAAGTGAATGAAACGATACCAGAAGAACTTTATCAAGTTGTAGCGGAAATTTTCTCTTTTATCTACAAATTAGATAGCTTATCAAAATGA
- the sucC gene encoding ADP-forming succinate--CoA ligase subunit beta, with translation MNIHEYQGKQILKQFGIAVPEGYVAYSKNEATEKAGLLNSDVIVVKAQIHAGGRGKAGGVKIAKNKAEVRSYAAELLGKKLVTHQTGPHGTEIKRLLIEEGVDIDQEFYVGLVLDRNLSRIVLMGSEEGGVDIEEVAHRTPEKIIKEVIDPSIGLQMFQAQRLAFKMNIPAPYIPKAVQFMLALYKVYTEKDCSIAEINPLVTTKSGEVLALDAKLNFDDNALFRHSDIVEYRDLNEEDPKEIEASKYGLSYIALDGNIGCMVNGAGLAMATMDIIKFYGGEPANFLDVGGGASEEKVTEAFKIILSDLHVKGIFVNIFGGIMKCDVIAQGIIQATKEVGLQIPLVVRLEGTNVEQGKQMLKQSGLNIVPADSMADGAQQIVELVKQ, from the coding sequence ATGAATATTCACGAATATCAAGGAAAACAGATTTTAAAGCAATTTGGTATAGCAGTTCCAGAAGGATACGTCGCCTATTCGAAAAATGAAGCAACAGAAAAGGCTGGTTTATTAAATAGCGATGTGATTGTTGTCAAAGCACAAATTCATGCAGGTGGTCGCGGGAAAGCTGGTGGCGTTAAAATAGCAAAAAATAAGGCCGAAGTACGAAGTTACGCCGCAGAATTATTAGGAAAAAAATTAGTGACCCACCAAACAGGTCCACATGGGACGGAAATTAAACGGTTATTAATTGAAGAAGGTGTAGATATTGATCAAGAATTTTATGTTGGATTAGTGTTAGACCGTAATCTTTCACGAATTGTGTTAATGGGTTCTGAAGAAGGTGGCGTGGATATTGAAGAAGTGGCGCATCGTACACCAGAAAAAATTATAAAAGAAGTCATAGACCCATCTATCGGTTTGCAAATGTTTCAAGCACAACGATTAGCTTTTAAAATGAATATTCCAGCACCATATATTCCGAAAGCAGTGCAATTTATGCTTGCTTTATATAAAGTGTATACCGAAAAAGATTGCTCGATTGCAGAAATTAATCCGCTTGTTACGACGAAAAGTGGAGAGGTGTTAGCGTTAGATGCAAAGTTAAATTTTGATGACAATGCGTTATTTCGTCATTCAGATATTGTTGAATACCGTGATTTAAATGAAGAAGACCCAAAAGAAATTGAAGCATCTAAATACGGGCTTAGTTATATTGCGCTTGATGGCAATATTGGTTGTATGGTAAATGGCGCAGGACTTGCAATGGCAACGATGGATATTATTAAATTTTATGGTGGTGAGCCAGCTAACTTTTTAGATGTTGGCGGAGGTGCCTCAGAAGAAAAAGTAACAGAGGCGTTTAAAATTATTTTATCTGACCTACATGTAAAAGGCATTTTTGTCAATATTTTTGGCGGTATTATGAAGTGTGACGTCATTGCGCAAGGTATTATTCAAGCAACAAAAGAAGTAGGATTACAAATTCCTCTTGTCGTTCGTTTAGAAGGAACAAACGTCGAACAAGGAAAACAAATGTTAAAACAGTCTGGTTTAAATATTGTTCCAGCAGATTCCATGGCGGACGGGGCACAACAAATTGTGGAACTTGTAAAACAATAA
- the sucD gene encoding succinate--CoA ligase subunit alpha: MSILVNRDTKVIVQGITGRQGLFHAEQMIEYGTKIVGGVTPVRGGTTVLNGIPVFNTVEDAVRETGATVSIVYVPPFFAADAIMAAVDSELELVICITEGIPIMDMTKVKRFMEGKKTRLIGPNCPGIITPEECKIGIMPGYIHKKGHVGIVSRSGTLTYEAVHQLTQKGIGQSSAVGIGGDPVNGTSFIDVLKMFHEDEDTKAVILIGEIGGSAEEEAAKWIKENMTKPVVGFIGGQTAPPGKRMGHAGAIISGGEGTALSKIETMTQCGIRVAANPSIIGETLVQLLTEKGRLEEFLTIN; the protein is encoded by the coding sequence ATGAGTATTTTAGTCAATCGTGATACGAAAGTCATTGTGCAAGGAATTACTGGTAGACAAGGATTGTTTCATGCGGAACAGATGATTGAGTATGGAACAAAGATTGTCGGTGGTGTTACACCAGTACGAGGAGGAACGACCGTTCTAAATGGGATTCCAGTATTCAATACTGTCGAAGATGCAGTAAGGGAAACAGGTGCAACAGTGTCGATTGTATACGTACCACCTTTTTTTGCAGCAGATGCTATTATGGCAGCTGTAGATAGTGAACTAGAACTAGTTATTTGTATTACAGAAGGTATTCCAATTATGGATATGACAAAAGTGAAGCGATTTATGGAAGGAAAAAAGACACGTTTAATAGGTCCTAACTGTCCGGGAATCATTACTCCAGAAGAATGTAAAATTGGTATTATGCCAGGGTATATTCATAAAAAAGGTCATGTAGGGATTGTAAGTCGTTCTGGTACATTAACTTATGAGGCGGTTCATCAATTAACGCAAAAAGGAATTGGTCAATCTAGTGCAGTTGGGATTGGTGGTGACCCAGTCAACGGGACAAGTTTTATTGATGTATTAAAAATGTTTCATGAGGATGAAGACACAAAAGCAGTGATTTTAATTGGAGAAATTGGTGGATCTGCTGAAGAAGAAGCGGCGAAATGGATCAAAGAAAACATGACAAAACCAGTCGTTGGCTTTATTGGAGGACAGACTGCACCACCAGGAAAAAGAATGGGGCATGCTGGAGCTATTATTTCGGGTGGAGAAGGAACGGCGCTTTCTAAAATAGAAACGATGACACAATGTGGAATTCGAGTTGCAGCCAATCCGTCCATTATTGGAGAAACACTCGTTCAATTATTGACAGAAAAAGGAAGATTAGAAGAGTTTTTAACGATAAATTAA